Proteins encoded by one window of Perca fluviatilis chromosome 13, GENO_Pfluv_1.0, whole genome shotgun sequence:
- the LOC120570801 gene encoding inactive phospholipase C-like protein 2 isoform X2, producing the protein MAEFGENKRAVGLPVAGWKAASGGAGMSLETHRGEPVSNGNCSVSDTVKRVQNQSSCESPTSESAGSLSACKPIPRRSSLIKDGSRAGRERKKTVSFSSSLSEKKISSAADCIHSMVEGIELKKIRTNSRVYQRYYLLDAGLQALCWEPSKKESDKARISLASIREVRTGRNTETFRTSGVYEQISEDCAFSIIYGEMYESLDLVANSAEVANIWVTGLRYLMQYGKHALDMLASSQDSLRIGWLEQLFSSAAESDGQEDAEEGIRLQLAIKLIQGVNPGVGRGKVEHRFKELQRVREKMCGLTLDSKSGVKDHGENKRLIGRNERVTRQEFIEVFHDFCTRPEIYFLLVQFSSNKEFLDTKDLMRFLEAEQGMAQVSEETSLKLIQAHEPSEQGRQQGYLSLDGFTSYLTSAECHLFDREHDTVCQDMSQPLSHYYISSSHNTYLIEDQFRGPSDISGYIRALKMGCRCVEVDVWDGPDEEPVVCTGHTLSPPLVLRCVLEAIGKFAFVASQYPLIICIENHCSLQQQKVLWQHLIGILGKSLYTDPPYEGESYLPSPHALKNRILLKGKKLGPGSDGEDGEVSEEDEGAEMCQRMKAANSGGTVPGGNEKDMVQKSVSFTAVTQSNPPHLLPKRFQLLKELSDLVTLCRSVLFIDFPTSSKSQNPWELCSFHESLAVRLASESPGDFVNHNKHFLSRVYPSPMRIDSSNMNPQDLWKCGCQIVSMNFQTAGLMMDLNTAWFRQNGNCGYVLRPAIMRQEVSYFSADTRDTVPGVSPQLLHVKVISGQNLPKPKGAGAKGDVVDPYVYVEIHGIPADCTERRTRTVTQNGDNPVFDESFEFQINLPELAMVRFVVLDDDFIGDDFIGQYTIGLDCLQPGYRHVPLQSLTGEELTHAKLFVHVALTNRRGGGKPYKRGLSVRKARKGRDYTALRDLGVRAVDEVFKMAAPPLREATDLRENMQNSVAVFRELCGVSAVANLMQCVLALGSSVSGPDGAPLLLFDLRDHYPTLEPQGPLPDVLRRVVSTYETMVQTSRAVIELSDGLYDRILHIQTMAMEFHEKLQTLAAKEGLRGRKVSRALESFSWNITILKGQADRLKHAKAEVQENMKQVHDAALTGNLTKESPGVRRVRSQTRRGQDD; encoded by the exons GATGGGTCACGTGCTGGTCGGGAGAGGAAGAAGACAGTGTCCTTCAGCAGCAGCCTGTCAGAGAAGAAGATTAGCAGCGCTGCAGACTGTATCCACTCCATG GTGGAGGGGATTGAGCTGAAGAAAATTCGAACCAACTCACGTGTTTACCAGCGTTACTACCTGCTGGACGCAGGCCTCCAGGCTCTATGCTGGGAGCCATCCAAGAAGGAGTCAGACAAAGCTCGCATCTCGCTGGCCTCCATACGAGAG GTACGGACAGGTCGTAACACAGAAACCTTCCGCACCAGTGGAGTTTATGAGCAGATTTCAGAAGACTGTGCATTCTCTATCATCTATGGAGAGATGTATGAAAGTTTGGACCTGGTGGCCAACTCTGCTGAAGTGGCTAACATTTGGGTGACTGGCCTGAG GTATCTGATGCAGTATGGGAAACATGCCCTGGACATGCTCGCCAGCAGTCAGGACAGCCTTCGAATTGGCTGGCTGGAGCAGTtgttctcctctgctgctgaatCGGACGGACAGGAAGATGCCGAGGAAGGGATCCGCTTGCAGTTAGCCATTAAGTTGATACAGGGCGTGAACCCTGGGGTGGGCAGAGGCAAAGTGGAGCACAGGTTTAAAGAGCTTCAAAGAGTTAGGGAGAAGATGTGTGGGCTTACTCTAGATAGCAAATCTGGAGTTAAAGATCATGGCGAAAACAAAAGACTAATAGGAAGAAATGAGCGAGTCACTAGGCAGGAGTTCATCGAGGTCTTCCATGACTTCTGCACACGCCCAGAGATCTACTTTCTGTTGGTGCAGTTCTCTAGCAACAAGGAGTTCCTGGACACCAAGGACCTGATGAGGTTCCTCGAGGCTGAGCAAGGCATGGCTCAA GTGAGTGAGGAGACCAGCCTGAAGCTCATCCAGGCCCACGAGCCATCGGAGCAGGGCCGGCAGCAGGGATACCTGTCACTGGATGGCTTCACCAGCTACCTCACCTCGGCAGAGTGCCACCTCTTCGATAGGGAGCATGACACCGTGTGCCAGGACATGTCCCAGCCTTTGTCTCACTACTACATCAGCTCCTCCCACAACACCTACCTCATCGAGGACCAGTTTCGAGGTCCGTCCGACATCTCCGGCTACATCCGCGCTCTCAAGATGGGTTGTCGATGTGTGGAGGTGGACGTCTGGGACGGCCCCGATGAGGAGCCAGTGGTGTGTACTGGACACACCCTCTCCCCACCACTGGTCCTGCGTTGTGTGTTAGAAGCAATTGGAAAGTTTGCATTTGTGGCCTCGCAGTACCCATTAATTATATGTATTGAGAACCACTGTTCACTTCAACAACAGAAAGTGTTGTGGCAACATCTCATAGGGATACTAGGGAAGAGTTTATACACAGATCCCCCTTACGAAGGGGAGTCATACCTACCATCGCCCCATGCCCTAAAGAATCGAATTCTCCTAAAGGGTAAAAAGTTGGGGCCAGGTTCTGATGGGGAGGACGGGGAGGTAAGTGAGGAGGATGAAGGGGCAGAGATGTGTCAAAGGATGAAGGCGGCTAACAGTGGAGGGACAGTGCCTGGAGGAAATGAGAAGGACATGGTGCAGAAAAGTGTCTCTTTTACAGCTGTCACTCAGTCTAATCCTCCTCATCTTCTTCCCAAACGTTTCCAACTCTTGAAGGAGCTCTCTGACCTAGTAACTCTTTGCCGCTCAGTCCTCTTTATTGACTTCccaacatcatcgaaaagccaAAACCCTTGGGAACTGTGTTCCTTTCATGAGTCTTTGGCCGTGCGTCTCGCTAGCGAGAGTCCTGGCGACTTTGTCAATCACAACAAGCATTTCCTGTCGCGGGTGTACCCCAGTCCCATGCGTATTGACTCAAGCAACATGAACCCTCAGGACCTGTGGAAGTGCGGTTGCCAGATTGTGTCCATGAATTTTCAGACAGCAGGACTGATGATGGACCTGAACACAGCCTGGTTCAGGCAGAACGGGAACTGTGGTTATGTTCTGCGGCCAGCCATCATGCGGCAGGAGGTGTCTTATTTCAGTGCCGACACCAGAGACACAGTGCCTGGTGTGTCTCCACAGCTGCTCCATGTCAAG GTGATAAGCGGCCAGAACCTGCCCAAGCCGAAGGGTGCGGGGGCCAAAGGAGATGTGGTGGACCCCTACGTGTATGTTGAAATCCACGGCATCCCAGCTGACTGCACAGAGCGCCGCACCAGGACGGTGACACAGAATGGGGACAACCCCGTCTTTGATGAGAGCTTTGAGTTCCAGATCAACCTGCCGGAGCTTGCCATGGTTCGCTTTGTGGTGCTGGATGATGACTTCATAGGGGATGATTTCATAG GTCAGTATACCATCGGCCTGGACTGTCTACAACCGGGCTACCGACATGTACCACTACAGTCTTTGACAGGGGAGGAACTTACCCACGCCAAGCTGTTTGTCCATGTGGCCCTCACCAATCGGCGAGGAGGGGGAAAGCCTTACAAAAGGGGACTGTCTGTGCGAAAGGCCCGCAAGGGGAGAGACTACACCGCCCTGAGGGACTTGGGGGTCCGGGCTGTGGACGAGGTTTTCAAGATGGCTGCTCCTCCGCTGAGAGAAGCCACTGACCTGAGGGAAAATATGCAG AACTCTGTAGCAGTGTTCAGGGAGCTGTGTGGAGTGTCTGCAGTGGCTAACCTCATGCAGTGCGTGCTGGCTCTGGGCTCCAGTGTGTCAGGACCAGACGGGGCACCTTTACTACTGTTTGACCTCAGGGACCACTACCCCACACTGGAGCCCCAGGGGCCGCTTCCCGACGTCCTTCGCCGGGTCGTCTCCACCTATGAAACG ATGGTCCAGACCAGCAGAGCAGTGATCGAGCTCTCCGATGGACTCTACGACAGGATCCTGCATATACAGACAAtgg CCATGGAGTTTCATGAGAAGCTGCAGACTCTGGCGGCGAAGGAGGGGCTGAGGGGTCGCAAGGTCAGTCGGGCGCTGGAGAGTTTCAGCTGGAACATCACCATCCTTAAG gGTCAGGCTGACCGGCTGAAGCACGCAAAAGCTGAAGTCCAGGAGAACATGAAGCAGGTCCATGATGCTGCTTTGACTGGAAACCTCACCAAGGAGAGTCCAGGAGTGAGAAGAGTCCGCTCCCAAACACGACGAGGCCAGGATGACTAA
- the LOC120570801 gene encoding inactive phospholipase C-like protein 2 isoform X1: MAEFGENKRAVGLPVAGWKAASGGAGMSLETHRGEPVSNGNCSVSDTVKRVQNQSSCESPTSESAGSLSACKPIPRRSSLIKDGSRAGRERKKTVSFSSSLSEKKISSAADCIHSMVEGIELKKIRTNSRVYQRYYLLDAGLQALCWEPSKKESDKARISLASIREVRTGRNTETFRTSGVYEQISEDCAFSIIYGEMYESLDLVANSAEVANIWVTGLRYLMQYGKHALDMLASSQDSLRIGWLEQLFSSAAESDGQEDAEEGIRLQLAIKLIQGVNPGVGRGKVEHRFKELQRVREKMCGLTLDSKSGVKDHGENKRLIGRNERVTRQEFIEVFHDFCTRPEIYFLLVQFSSNKEFLDTKDLMRFLEAEQGMAQVSEETSLKLIQAHEPSEQGRQQGYLSLDGFTSYLTSAECHLFDREHDTVCQDMSQPLSHYYISSSHNTYLIEDQFRGPSDISGYIRALKMGCRCVEVDVWDGPDEEPVVCTGHTLSPPLVLRCVLEAIGKFAFVASQYPLIICIENHCSLQQQKVLWQHLIGILGKSLYTDPPYEGESYLPSPHALKNRILLKGKKLGPGSDGEDGEVSEEDEGAEMCQRMKAANSGGTVPGGNEKDMVQKSVSFTAVTQSNPPHLLPKRFQLLKELSDLVTLCRSVLFIDFPTSSKSQNPWELCSFHESLAVRLASESPGDFVNHNKHFLSRVYPSPMRIDSSNMNPQDLWKCGCQIVSMNFQTAGLMMDLNTAWFRQNGNCGYVLRPAIMRQEVSYFSADTRDTVPGVSPQLLHVKVISGQNLPKPKGAGAKGDVVDPYVYVEIHGIPADCTERRTRTVTQNGDNPVFDESFEFQINLPELAMVRFVVLDDDFIGDDFIGQYTIGLDCLQPGYRHVPLQSLTGEELTHAKLFVHVALTNRRGGGKPYKRGLSVRKARKGRDYTALRDLGVRAVDEVFKMAAPPLREATDLRENMQNSVAVFRELCGVSAVANLMQCVLALGSSVSGPDGAPLLLFDLRDHYPTLEPQGPLPDVLRRVVSTYETMVQTSRAVIELSDGLYDRILHIQTMAMEFHEKLQTLAAKEGLRGRKVSRALESFSWNITILKVSNTHSYTDKNPNSLRGRPSEHVLGLQLVAHLFSLFQPFLPPLLPSVPSLSLLPCNRSLLSLFSIFFSQGQADRLKHAKAEVQENMKQVHDAALTGNLTKESPGVRRVRSQTRRGQDD; the protein is encoded by the exons GATGGGTCACGTGCTGGTCGGGAGAGGAAGAAGACAGTGTCCTTCAGCAGCAGCCTGTCAGAGAAGAAGATTAGCAGCGCTGCAGACTGTATCCACTCCATG GTGGAGGGGATTGAGCTGAAGAAAATTCGAACCAACTCACGTGTTTACCAGCGTTACTACCTGCTGGACGCAGGCCTCCAGGCTCTATGCTGGGAGCCATCCAAGAAGGAGTCAGACAAAGCTCGCATCTCGCTGGCCTCCATACGAGAG GTACGGACAGGTCGTAACACAGAAACCTTCCGCACCAGTGGAGTTTATGAGCAGATTTCAGAAGACTGTGCATTCTCTATCATCTATGGAGAGATGTATGAAAGTTTGGACCTGGTGGCCAACTCTGCTGAAGTGGCTAACATTTGGGTGACTGGCCTGAG GTATCTGATGCAGTATGGGAAACATGCCCTGGACATGCTCGCCAGCAGTCAGGACAGCCTTCGAATTGGCTGGCTGGAGCAGTtgttctcctctgctgctgaatCGGACGGACAGGAAGATGCCGAGGAAGGGATCCGCTTGCAGTTAGCCATTAAGTTGATACAGGGCGTGAACCCTGGGGTGGGCAGAGGCAAAGTGGAGCACAGGTTTAAAGAGCTTCAAAGAGTTAGGGAGAAGATGTGTGGGCTTACTCTAGATAGCAAATCTGGAGTTAAAGATCATGGCGAAAACAAAAGACTAATAGGAAGAAATGAGCGAGTCACTAGGCAGGAGTTCATCGAGGTCTTCCATGACTTCTGCACACGCCCAGAGATCTACTTTCTGTTGGTGCAGTTCTCTAGCAACAAGGAGTTCCTGGACACCAAGGACCTGATGAGGTTCCTCGAGGCTGAGCAAGGCATGGCTCAA GTGAGTGAGGAGACCAGCCTGAAGCTCATCCAGGCCCACGAGCCATCGGAGCAGGGCCGGCAGCAGGGATACCTGTCACTGGATGGCTTCACCAGCTACCTCACCTCGGCAGAGTGCCACCTCTTCGATAGGGAGCATGACACCGTGTGCCAGGACATGTCCCAGCCTTTGTCTCACTACTACATCAGCTCCTCCCACAACACCTACCTCATCGAGGACCAGTTTCGAGGTCCGTCCGACATCTCCGGCTACATCCGCGCTCTCAAGATGGGTTGTCGATGTGTGGAGGTGGACGTCTGGGACGGCCCCGATGAGGAGCCAGTGGTGTGTACTGGACACACCCTCTCCCCACCACTGGTCCTGCGTTGTGTGTTAGAAGCAATTGGAAAGTTTGCATTTGTGGCCTCGCAGTACCCATTAATTATATGTATTGAGAACCACTGTTCACTTCAACAACAGAAAGTGTTGTGGCAACATCTCATAGGGATACTAGGGAAGAGTTTATACACAGATCCCCCTTACGAAGGGGAGTCATACCTACCATCGCCCCATGCCCTAAAGAATCGAATTCTCCTAAAGGGTAAAAAGTTGGGGCCAGGTTCTGATGGGGAGGACGGGGAGGTAAGTGAGGAGGATGAAGGGGCAGAGATGTGTCAAAGGATGAAGGCGGCTAACAGTGGAGGGACAGTGCCTGGAGGAAATGAGAAGGACATGGTGCAGAAAAGTGTCTCTTTTACAGCTGTCACTCAGTCTAATCCTCCTCATCTTCTTCCCAAACGTTTCCAACTCTTGAAGGAGCTCTCTGACCTAGTAACTCTTTGCCGCTCAGTCCTCTTTATTGACTTCccaacatcatcgaaaagccaAAACCCTTGGGAACTGTGTTCCTTTCATGAGTCTTTGGCCGTGCGTCTCGCTAGCGAGAGTCCTGGCGACTTTGTCAATCACAACAAGCATTTCCTGTCGCGGGTGTACCCCAGTCCCATGCGTATTGACTCAAGCAACATGAACCCTCAGGACCTGTGGAAGTGCGGTTGCCAGATTGTGTCCATGAATTTTCAGACAGCAGGACTGATGATGGACCTGAACACAGCCTGGTTCAGGCAGAACGGGAACTGTGGTTATGTTCTGCGGCCAGCCATCATGCGGCAGGAGGTGTCTTATTTCAGTGCCGACACCAGAGACACAGTGCCTGGTGTGTCTCCACAGCTGCTCCATGTCAAG GTGATAAGCGGCCAGAACCTGCCCAAGCCGAAGGGTGCGGGGGCCAAAGGAGATGTGGTGGACCCCTACGTGTATGTTGAAATCCACGGCATCCCAGCTGACTGCACAGAGCGCCGCACCAGGACGGTGACACAGAATGGGGACAACCCCGTCTTTGATGAGAGCTTTGAGTTCCAGATCAACCTGCCGGAGCTTGCCATGGTTCGCTTTGTGGTGCTGGATGATGACTTCATAGGGGATGATTTCATAG GTCAGTATACCATCGGCCTGGACTGTCTACAACCGGGCTACCGACATGTACCACTACAGTCTTTGACAGGGGAGGAACTTACCCACGCCAAGCTGTTTGTCCATGTGGCCCTCACCAATCGGCGAGGAGGGGGAAAGCCTTACAAAAGGGGACTGTCTGTGCGAAAGGCCCGCAAGGGGAGAGACTACACCGCCCTGAGGGACTTGGGGGTCCGGGCTGTGGACGAGGTTTTCAAGATGGCTGCTCCTCCGCTGAGAGAAGCCACTGACCTGAGGGAAAATATGCAG AACTCTGTAGCAGTGTTCAGGGAGCTGTGTGGAGTGTCTGCAGTGGCTAACCTCATGCAGTGCGTGCTGGCTCTGGGCTCCAGTGTGTCAGGACCAGACGGGGCACCTTTACTACTGTTTGACCTCAGGGACCACTACCCCACACTGGAGCCCCAGGGGCCGCTTCCCGACGTCCTTCGCCGGGTCGTCTCCACCTATGAAACG ATGGTCCAGACCAGCAGAGCAGTGATCGAGCTCTCCGATGGACTCTACGACAGGATCCTGCATATACAGACAAtgg CCATGGAGTTTCATGAGAAGCTGCAGACTCTGGCGGCGAAGGAGGGGCTGAGGGGTCGCAAGGTCAGTCGGGCGCTGGAGAGTTTCAGCTGGAACATCACCATCCTTAAGGTCAGCAACACACACTCGTACACTGACAAAAACCCAAACAGCCTCAGGGGTAGACCGTCGGAACATGTTTTGGGCCTCCAGCTAGTTGctcatcttttttctctctttcaaccTTTCCTCCCTCCACTACTACCCTCCGTCCCAAGTCTCTCCTTGCTACCCTGTAATCGCTCACTTCTCTCcttattttccatttttttctctcaggGTCAGGCTGACCGGCTGAAGCACGCAAAAGCTGAAGTCCAGGAGAACATGAAGCAGGTCCATGATGCTGCTTTGACTGGAAACCTCACCAAGGAGAGTCCAGGAGTGAGAAGAGTCCGCTCCCAAACACGACGAGGCCAGGATGACTAA